From Streptomyces cyaneogriseus subsp. noncyanogenus, the proteins below share one genomic window:
- a CDS encoding HIT family protein, with the protein MLHCMTSEPEQQLGVGTQDAFQRLWTPHRMAYIQGENKPSGPGADDGCPFCSIPAKSDEDGLIVKRGEQVFAVLNLYPYNGGHLMTVPYRHVADYTDLTAAETAELAELTKQAMTALRTASGAHGFNIGMNQGSVAGAGIAAHLHQHIVPRWGGDTNFMPVVGHTKVLPQLLGDTRKMLAEAWPS; encoded by the coding sequence ATGCTGCACTGCATGACGAGTGAGCCGGAGCAGCAGCTGGGAGTGGGGACGCAGGACGCGTTCCAGCGCCTGTGGACGCCCCACCGGATGGCCTACATCCAGGGCGAGAACAAGCCGAGCGGCCCCGGGGCCGACGACGGGTGCCCCTTCTGCTCGATCCCGGCCAAGTCCGACGAGGACGGGCTGATCGTCAAACGCGGTGAGCAGGTCTTCGCGGTGCTCAACCTGTACCCGTACAACGGCGGCCACCTGATGACCGTGCCGTACCGCCATGTCGCCGACTACACCGATCTGACCGCGGCGGAGACGGCCGAGCTGGCCGAGCTGACCAAGCAGGCGATGACGGCGCTGCGCACCGCCTCCGGCGCCCACGGCTTCAACATCGGCATGAACCAGGGCTCGGTGGCCGGCGCCGGTATCGCCGCCCACCTCCACCAGCACATCGTGCCCCGCTGGGGTGGCGACACCAACTTCATGCCGGTCGTCGGCCACACCAAGGTGCTGCCGCAGTTGCTGGGGGACACGCGGAAGATGCTGGCGGAGGCCTGGCCCTCCTGA
- the thrS gene encoding threonine--tRNA ligase: MSDVRVIIQRDSEREERVVTTGTTAAELFAGERSIVAARVGGELKDLGYALADGDEVEGVEISSEDGLNILRHSTAHVMAQAVQELFPEAKLGIGPPIKDGFYYDFDVKEPFTPEDLKRIEKKMQEIQKRGQRFSRRVTTDEAAREELADEPYKLELIGLKGNAAQAADGADAEVGAGELTIYDNLDAKTGELCWKDLCRGPHLPTTRNIPAFKLMRSAAAYWRGSEKNPQLQRIYGTAWPSKDELKAYLDFLAEAEKRDHRKLGAELDLFSFPDELGPGLAVFHPKGGVIRKVMEDYSRRRHEVSGYEFVNTPHISKEHLFEISGHLPHYAEGMFPPIQFDEQNYRLKAMNCPMHNLIFKSRGRSYRELPLRLFEFGTVYRYEKSGVVHGLTRSRGFTQDDSHIYCTKEQMPEELDTLLTFVLDLLRDYGLTEFELELSTRDDSDKFIGSDEDWAEATEALRQAAEKQNLPLVPDPGGAAYYGPKISVQAKDAIGRSWQMSTIQVDFNQPKRFNLEYTAADGSRRQPVMIHRALFGSIERFFGVLLEHYAGAFPAWLAPVQALGIPIGDAHVPYLQEFAEKARAAGLRVEVDASSDRMQKKIRNAQKQKVPFMVIAGDEDMASGAVSFRYRDGSQENGIPVDEAIAKIVKVVEERAQV; the protein is encoded by the coding sequence GTGTCAGACGTCCGTGTGATCATCCAACGCGATTCCGAGCGGGAAGAACGCGTGGTGACGACGGGCACTACGGCCGCCGAGCTCTTCGCCGGCGAGCGCTCGATCGTCGCCGCGCGCGTGGGCGGCGAGCTGAAGGACCTCGGCTACGCGCTCGCCGACGGCGACGAGGTCGAGGGTGTCGAGATCTCCTCCGAGGACGGCCTGAACATCCTGCGCCACTCCACCGCGCACGTCATGGCCCAGGCCGTGCAGGAGCTCTTCCCCGAGGCCAAGCTGGGCATCGGCCCGCCCATCAAGGACGGCTTCTACTACGACTTCGACGTCAAGGAGCCCTTCACCCCCGAGGACCTCAAGCGCATCGAGAAGAAGATGCAGGAGATCCAGAAGCGGGGCCAGCGCTTCTCCCGCCGCGTCACCACCGACGAGGCCGCCCGCGAGGAGCTGGCGGACGAGCCGTACAAGCTGGAGCTGATCGGCCTCAAGGGCAACGCCGCGCAGGCCGCCGACGGCGCCGACGCCGAGGTGGGCGCCGGTGAGCTGACCATCTACGACAACCTCGACGCCAAGACCGGCGAGCTGTGCTGGAAGGACCTGTGCCGCGGTCCGCACCTGCCGACCACGCGGAACATCCCGGCCTTCAAGCTGATGCGCTCGGCCGCCGCCTATTGGCGCGGCAGCGAGAAGAACCCGCAGCTCCAGCGCATCTACGGCACCGCCTGGCCGTCCAAGGACGAGCTGAAGGCGTACCTGGACTTCCTGGCCGAGGCCGAGAAGCGCGACCACCGCAAGCTCGGCGCCGAGCTGGACCTGTTCTCCTTCCCTGACGAGCTGGGCCCCGGCCTCGCGGTCTTCCACCCCAAGGGGGGTGTGATCCGCAAGGTCATGGAGGACTACTCGCGCCGCCGGCACGAGGTCTCGGGCTACGAGTTCGTGAACACCCCGCACATCTCGAAGGAGCACCTCTTCGAGATCTCCGGGCATCTGCCGCACTACGCGGAGGGCATGTTCCCGCCCATCCAGTTCGACGAGCAGAACTACCGCCTCAAGGCGATGAACTGCCCGATGCACAACCTGATCTTCAAGTCGCGCGGGCGTTCCTACCGCGAGCTGCCCCTGCGCCTCTTCGAGTTCGGGACCGTGTACCGGTACGAGAAGTCGGGCGTCGTGCACGGCCTGACCCGCTCGCGCGGCTTCACCCAGGACGACTCGCACATCTACTGCACCAAGGAGCAGATGCCCGAGGAGCTCGACACGCTCCTCACCTTCGTGCTCGACCTGCTGCGCGACTACGGCCTGACCGAGTTCGAGCTGGAGCTGTCCACCCGCGACGACTCCGACAAGTTCATCGGCTCCGACGAGGACTGGGCGGAGGCCACCGAGGCGCTGCGCCAGGCGGCCGAGAAGCAGAACCTGCCGCTGGTCCCGGACCCGGGCGGCGCCGCCTACTACGGCCCGAAGATCTCGGTCCAGGCCAAGGACGCCATCGGCCGGTCCTGGCAGATGTCGACGATCCAGGTCGACTTCAACCAGCCCAAGCGGTTCAACCTGGAGTACACGGCGGCGGACGGCTCCCGCCGGCAGCCCGTCATGATCCACCGGGCGCTGTTCGGCTCCATCGAGCGCTTCTTCGGCGTGCTGCTGGAGCACTACGCGGGTGCCTTCCCGGCGTGGCTGGCGCCGGTGCAGGCGCTGGGCATCCCGATCGGGGACGCCCACGTGCCCTACCTCCAGGAGTTCGCCGAGAAGGCCCGGGCGGCCGGTCTGCGGGTCGAGGTCGACGCGTCCTCCGACCGTATGCAGAAGAAGATCCGCAACGCCCAGAAGCAGAAGGTGCCCTTCATGGTCATCGCGGGCGACGAGGACATGGCGAGCGGCGCCGTCTCCTTCCGCTACCGCGACGGTTCCCAGGAGAACGGCATCCCCGTCGACGAGGCCATCGCGAAGATCGTGAAGGTGGTCGAGGAGCGGGCGCAGGTCTGA
- a CDS encoding 3'-5' exonuclease, translating into MAYWYEGPLAAFDTETTGVNVESDRIVSAAVVVQDAPGVRPRVTRWLVNPGVPVPEAATEVHGLTEEHLQRNGRWPAPVMYEIAQALAEQAGVGRPLVVMNAPFDLTLLDRELRRHRASPLSRWFERTPLYVLDPRVLDKQLDRYRKGRRTLADLCAHYGVPLEGAHDAAADAQAALEVVRAVGRRFASRLEHLSPAELHTLQAVWHAAQARGLQAWFALNGAEEPVDPAWPLRPDLPAAA; encoded by the coding sequence ATGGCGTACTGGTATGAGGGGCCCCTGGCGGCGTTCGACACCGAGACCACGGGCGTAAACGTGGAGAGCGACCGGATCGTGTCGGCCGCCGTCGTCGTCCAGGACGCCCCCGGCGTCCGCCCGCGGGTGACGCGCTGGCTGGTGAACCCGGGCGTGCCGGTTCCGGAGGCGGCGACGGAGGTGCACGGGCTGACGGAGGAGCATCTGCAGCGCAACGGCCGCTGGCCGGCGCCGGTGATGTACGAGATAGCGCAGGCGCTGGCCGAGCAGGCGGGCGTCGGGCGTCCGCTGGTGGTGATGAACGCGCCGTTCGATCTGACGCTGCTGGACCGGGAGTTGCGCCGGCACCGCGCCTCGCCGCTGAGCCGCTGGTTCGAGCGGACACCGCTGTACGTCCTGGATCCGCGGGTGCTGGACAAGCAGCTGGACCGCTACCGCAAGGGCCGCCGCACCCTCGCCGACCTGTGCGCGCACTACGGTGTCCCGCTGGAGGGCGCGCACGACGCGGCGGCGGACGCGCAGGCCGCGCTGGAGGTCGTACGGGCGGTGGGGCGCCGTTTCGCCTCCCGGCTGGAGCACCTGTCCCCCGCCGAGCTCCACACGTTGCAGGCGGTGTGGCATGCGGCACAGGCACGGGGGTTGCAGGCGTGGTTCGCGCTCAACGGCGCGGAGGAGCCGGTGGACCCGGCCTGGCCGCTGCGGCCGGACCTGCCGGCGGCGGCGTGA
- a CDS encoding SRPBCC family protein codes for MDWNHYRFRSLWALPAPAPAVYRALERVDHYPRWWRQVREVARLGDTGGIVRVRSLLPYDLTTALRERRRDPRAGILEVELSGDIEGWARWTVGARGSGALARYEQVVEVRKPLLRRLALPGRPAFHANHTLMMRAGRRGLAAYLAAV; via the coding sequence ATGGACTGGAACCACTACCGCTTCCGCAGTCTGTGGGCCCTGCCCGCGCCCGCCCCGGCCGTCTACCGGGCCCTGGAACGGGTCGACCACTATCCCCGCTGGTGGCGCCAGGTACGCGAGGTCGCCCGGCTCGGCGACACCGGCGGGATCGTCCGGGTCCGCTCCCTGCTGCCGTACGACCTGACCACCGCCCTGCGCGAGCGGCGGCGCGACCCGCGGGCCGGGATCCTGGAGGTCGAGCTGTCCGGCGACATCGAGGGCTGGGCACGCTGGACGGTCGGCGCCCGGGGCTCCGGCGCGCTCGCCCGTTACGAGCAGGTCGTCGAGGTGCGCAAACCGCTGCTGCGGCGGCTGGCGCTCCCCGGCCGCCCGGCCTTCCACGCCAACCACACGCTGATGATGCGGGCGGGGCGGCGCGGACTGGCCGCCTATCTGGCGGCGGTTTGA